In the genome of Odontesthes bonariensis isolate fOdoBon6 chromosome 20, fOdoBon6.hap1, whole genome shotgun sequence, the window TGATTCATCACGTCATTGACGTGAATGTTGACAttactgataaagaaagttttcgcttatgcattgtttctgtatcttttggtctgtattttccttgtccacagcgtgttaaattgtatttctttctctttcttaacaaacgtcattttgaggtgaagaatagtgccattggtatttctccctgtccactgctggacagattgtatttcttcctctttcttaacttgttacaaaagtgtgacaaacgccattttgagttggggtgtggttcaattgttatgtttgggaggagttaataacagcctAGGAAGTAGACgtaatggtgtgttcatattttattggttagaattcacgtggttcattggaggcaggcttagaggtgtgttcatatttgattggttagAAGTCACGTGTCCCAGACGTGGTTCATTGGTATGGCAAGCCTACAGTGCCACATTGCGCATCTAAGTATCACGTTAAGATTGCAATTCACCCGCTAAAAGCGCCCGTTTTCCCGAATTTTCGCCCGTTTTTTACGTCCGCAATGATGGTTCCGCCCGCTTTTTACGTCCGCAATGATGGTTCCTAGACAACGCGCGTCGCGGACGCGCGTTGTCTAGGTAACGACGCGCGTAAAAAACGCGCGTATTGACCTGACAATACGCGCGTTCAAGACGTGCGTTTTCCTAATATGATAATAATGTCCTTCCTTCTTTTCCGACAGCCAATGCATTTGACGTGGTTACGGCCAATCGCTGATCAAGGCAGCCAGACCAAGATAGTTCAGCACAGATCTGCTTTGTGGAAAactctgcacagctctctgtgtGGCAATGTTGCCAAAGTTCACTGCATTGTCGTTTCACAAAGCTTTAATTTTAGGAATACAACTCCTACACATGCACTTCGCTGTTATTTTGAATCCATTTCCATGCATGTGTTCGTGTAAAAGTGTTTTCCATCGACATACATTGCCGACTAATGTTTTCTGCGTTATACTTGCTACCGGGAGTAGTTCCTCTCAACACAACAAAGTGGTGGCTCAGCGGTTAGAGTGACTGCTTAGCATAGGAAGGGAGCCGATCTTTGAGCCCGTCAGCGCAAGTGAAAAGACGCAGAAAATATAGATTAATGAAATATCAGACATTTTTCCATGCAGCTATATTCAGACGATATCTCTGTGCATTATGGAAGATTTTGAATCTTATGTCAATGGAATCACCTGCCGCGAGTTAGATTCGAGCCAGATATGTGCCTGACAGAGCTGTGATGCGTCCTCGCGATCAGAAATCCAATCGCGACTTCTGATCATTGTATTAATTAATACTTATTTTGTGTATTACTTAGAACATGGCTTTAGCTTTAGGGTTAAATGCCCCCAATGACCAATAATGCTTAtctgtttattgttgttataataacaataacaatagcCATAATGATAATGTGTGCCTGATACCTTAGCAGTGTCACGTCATTGTATTGATTCATACTTataattttgtgtttattaTGAAGAACATTGCTTTGGATTTAATATCAAATGCCCCCCCTAATGACTTGTCAtgtttatttctgtttctgtataataataataacaataaagtgtCTTCAAAGACTGTGGGAGCTGGTATATGGAGTAATATGGAGCTTTTTTGATGATGTACAGGCTGAGTCTTAAATTTTGGTACAATCAGATCTAATGTAGATgaacaaaatgtaaaaacaacaaatatttaaGAATCAAGAAGAATAAAGAATCTTTATTGCCATTATACAAGATAATGAAATCTCCTTCAGACTCACGGTTAAAAGGCACACTTTGAAGTGAAACTATACACACAAGTAAAACAACTGTACactaagtaaaaaaaactgtacagaaaaaatatatacatactaTAGCACACAATATACAATATTTACAAGAgaaacagatttattttgctggcCTCTGTTCTGCCAGCCACTCTTCCAGAGTTTTGCCGTTCGAGGCACGTGAACAAAATGTCTTATTGCCGTGACGACTGTGCCCGAACTCTTTTGTTTTGGGGTGCCCACACTGGCTGCAGGTGTTGTAGCCCATTCCTCTGACGTATTTCCTTTTCTGGACTCCACTCTCCTCCTCAAGAGCCCGCCGGCGCCTGTTCCTCTCTGTGAACCGGGACACAGGAGCAGCAGGGGGCAGAATAGGAGGAGCTGGGCCTGCACTGGGTGTTGAGGCACCAGGCGCTGTCAGCATTATGAACTGCACGGGCTGTGCAGTGTCTGGTGCCGTGGAGGTGGGTAAAATTGATTGCACCCTGGTGGCAGCAGCGGGCCGTCGGCCTGGCCGCAGAACAGGAGCCTGTCCTTCCAGATTTGGAGGGAGGACAAACTCATGCCTGGGGCCAGATGTGGAGGGAAGGAGCCCCAGCTTCTCCTTGGGTGGTGGAAGCTGGTCGGGTGCCAGAGGAATCGGGTTGGTTGCAGTCATTCCCTGAGAAAGGACACTCTTCTCCTGGCTCTTCTGTCGTCGTTGAAACCTGAGAGAAGACCAGTTTTGTTAGATATGTATTCATTAGAGAACTCTTCAGTCAATTTGAGGTGAATAATGTGCCTGACCTACCATTGAATGAGTGTCCTCTGATTTAGCTCAAAGAGCTGGATCATGGTCTCAGCCAGAACCCGCGGACTGTTGAGCACTAGGTCCCGGATGTGGTGGTAGTCGCTGAGTATCTTGGTCCATCTCCAGCCTTCTTGGTGGTGGTCTTGTGCAAAGTGCACAGCCGTGTGCACATTGCCTCCACCAAGCGGCTGGTGCTGGGCCACTGTGCTGGCCCCCCAGGATGTCCAATCAAGCAGCGCTTGACACTCTCCACACCCGGCGTGACTCCAGACCGCTTAGGAGCCTTAAAACGGCCACTTGTCAGTCTGGGCTGATGACGAGGCTGGTAGTTGACCCGCTCTTTGTCGCCTTCAGGGAGAGCTGTCCACAGCTGGATGACCTGGGTCACCTGCAGTTCAGTGAGGTAAGAAGCCTCACGGAGACCCACCAGGTAACTCGCCAGATCCTGGACCTTGTCCCACCCAGCGATCCCATCTGGTCCGAAGACTGCTCCCCAATAAATGAATTGATTAATAGTAATatatatgaaataaaatgtcATTAGATTGAAATAGCCAGTAATGTGTCTTACCTGAGAAGTGTCAGGAAGCGCTGAAGGGCCAGCGACAGCATGTTGTCCCCCGTCATGTGACGTGGACGGCAGGTCAGCAGGTGATGGAGGGGCCTGAGGTGGTGAGGCCTGAGGACTCGTCATCAGCGATGAGGGCCTGTTCTCCAGATCACGGGAGAGGTCATCCTCGTGGAGCTCAGGAACGGTGATGTCGTTGAAGGTCTCCTCTTCAAACCCCTCATCCCGTACGTCCTCATCGCTGACTGCCTCCACCAGcctgtcctcctcctctgggCTCTGGAGCACAGGAGTCAGTGTGTTGCCGGTCTGGCTGTACAAGTACTCCATTCCCAGCAACTCacctacaaaaacaacacataaaacagaaattctgtattgtgaagaaaaatatattaaaacacaGATGTTTTCCACAAAATAATACTTTTTAGTGTTGTCACTAAACCTTCTCACAATATGTGTGTCATATGCCACACCTGTATTTAGCTGTGCTTCACATTGCTCTGCAGCAAATACCAGTTCCTCATCATCAACCTCAGAAGTGCCTGGAGAACAAATGTTTAAACCATCAGGCCTGCTGCTaacaacacacagagacaaatgtacACAGGATGGTGTGTACTTACCAGAGGGGAAAAGCTGCCGTTGGGCCAAGTGTCCGGTCAGGGCTTTTGGTGGTGGTAAGGGGCACTGTGGTGCTGGAGCTGCAAAAAGTGGAGGGTCTGTGTTTTACAAGTCTGTAAAATGTTAAAGCTACACATGTAGAACTGATGGAGGGAAAATTCAAACTGCTACTCACAGGGTTTGGCTGGTGATGTCAGCTTTTTTGCCAGCTGTGAGGGAGACAAATGTTTGCTCCGTGCCAGCAGCGCTTTCACAGTGGCAGTTTTCCATGGGCCAGTTTGGATtccagaggaggtggaggctgcaggtggaggtgcaggggaggtggaggctgcaggtggtgcaggggaggtggaggctgcaggtggtgcaggggaggtggaggctgcaggtggtgcagaggaagtggaggctgcaggtggtgcagAGGAAGTGGAGGCGGCAGGTGGTGCAGGGGaggtggaggctgcaggtggtgcaggggaggtggaggctgcaggtggtgcaggggaagtggaggctgcaggtggagctgcagaggaagtggaggctgcaggtggtgcatgggaagtggaggctgcaggtggagctgcAGAGGAAGTGGAGGCAGGTGTCTGTCTCTTCAAGACATATGCCTTGAACACGGCCATGTTGGTGTTGGGCCGGGCATCTGCTCTCAGCAGGTACTTAATGAGGGCCTGGGCCTCCCTGCTCTGGTCCTCATAAACCTCCTTCATGGAGCGGCCCTTAAAACCTCCAAACTCCACCATCAAACAGCCCGAGTCTCCAGTTTCCCGTGCTCTTGCCTGCATACCCTGCTTCTTCCTATACTTCTCCAGCTCCTCTGTCATCTCTCTGACTTGGGAAGTGTACTGCAGGAACAGCTGTTTATTTAGGGAAAGAGGGGTTTCTTGTGCTCTTTCATTTGAAATACTATGCAATAAATATATTGCATAGCCAAGACTGTTCTCCAGGAGCCATCTAAATCTCTGGCCTTGGTACATACCAAACTGAAGCTGGCAGTGAGCCAGTACTAAAAAGTCATCAGTTTGGTCTCCACCATGGCCAGTGACAAAGCTGCTGGCCTCTGCCAGCACCTCCTCTTTTGGTTTAGCTCTTCCAGACCTGACACTGCCAACGCTCTTTGCCTCCTCCGACGGCACCATGAGCAGTCTGGTTGAACTGGCTGACTGGCAGCGAAAAACTGGATACGCATACATTCTGTGAatgaaaattttgaaaaaatgtgtaaattcAACTGTAACAGAGGCTGCCCCCCTCACtcattaaacaaacaaacaaacacagagcagC includes:
- the LOC142370003 gene encoding uncharacterized protein LOC142370003 — encoded protein: MASSETLSLSIRHGVRVQPDPLVPVEEVLLAVGDQVGHANLSYASRMNREVVVFVKEERLVADLLASGVTLNGMYLQVSPLAVPSTRVTVSGVPPFIPNEALERELQRFGKMASGFKTVGLGCKSDKLRHVQSFRRQCFMFLNCPSQTVDVSFRVRHGEGLYMVYASTGNMKCFECGDVGHKWVACPHRPANEHARGDVMSVGEAAATAPAPAPAPAPTPTAAPTAIETDSGEGSSGQTQGQAGGQGQGAKTAAVFRCQSASSTRLLMVPSEEAKSVGSVRSGRAKPKEEVLAEASSFVTGHGGDQTDDFLVLAHCQLQFASTSPAPPAASTSSAPPAASTSSAPPAASTSPAPPAASTSPAPPAASTSPAPPPAASTSSGIQTGPWKTATVKALLARSKHLSPSQLAKKLTSPAKPSPAPQCPLPPPKALTGHLAQRQLFPSGTSEVDDEELVFAAEQCEAQLNTGELLGMEYLYSQTGNTLTPVLQSPEEEDRLVEAVSDEDVRDEGFEEETFNDITVPELHEDDLSRDLENRPSSLMTSPQASPPQAPPSPADLPSTSHDGGQHAVAGPSALPDTSQVTQVIQLWTALPEGDKERVNYQPPVWSHAGCGECQALLDWTSWGASTVAQHQPLGGGNVHTAVHFAQDHHQEGWRWTKILSDYHHIRDLVLNSPRVLAETMIQLFELNQRTLIQWFQRRQKSQEKSVLSQGMTATNPIPLAPDQLPPPKEKLGLLPSTSGPRHEFVLPPNLEGQAPVLRPGRRPAAATRVQSILPTSTAPDTAQPVQFIMLTAPGASTPSAGPAPPILPPAAPVSRFTERNRRRRALEEESGVQKRKYVRGMGYNTCSQCGHPKTKEFGHSRHGNKTFCSRASNGKTLEEWLAEQRPAK